A window of Cydia fagiglandana chromosome Z, ilCydFagi1.1, whole genome shotgun sequence genomic DNA:
GCAGGGACCACTCCATAATTACGGACTTCTAATTCCTGGAGATGTCTAATAGTGTAATTTGAGACACCAATGGATCTAACTAGTCCTTCGTTGTAGCATTCGACCAGAGCTTCCCAAGCTTGAGAGCGTAATTTTATGTTCTGAGTATCAGCTGAACTCAAATTCGCCATGCCCGGAAAGTGAATCAAATACAAGTCAATTGTTTCAAATCCTAAACTGGCTAATGACTTACGGCAAGCTTCCTTTATAATTTCTTTAGTGTGAGCATCTCTTGGTGctgcaatgaaataaaactaatttaGTATATATCATTTAAAATGGTTGGAATTTTAATACAAACCAGCAATTATAATATGGGATGTTGTTCTTACAAAGCTTggtagttataaaaatatcttGGCGTGTTAAGCCAAATTTTGGTAGCAGCAACCGGAGAGCATTTCCTAGGTGTACCTCATTGCCATATACTGTAGCTGTGTCTGAAaagaataaaaattatattaaatatgtcaCTGTAAATACGAACAACATTGAAACAAACACTATACTACCCTACCTATACTATAAGCCATAATCCATTAATATTGACATACATTATGTAATTAATTGTTGAATTTGGAAAAGAAAtctcaatatttatttacttaccaaAAAGTCTGTAACCAGCCGCAAGAGCACTCTCAACCACACTCATTATGACTTCAGCAGACCGTATTCGAAAAGTACCAactgaaacaataaaaaaatatatatcagaAGATTTTAAAGGGAGGAAAAGCATACACCCCTCATTGTTATTCAAAATAAACAATATGaatgtaaaaatataagtatatgtGTATGTTTATCAATACCCATAGCTTTATGTTCATCTAATGTGTTACAAGGAAAGGTACCCAACTGCCCTATATTATAGAGGGTCTAAAATAATagacacatatttttttagctgcccaaactcaaccgtTATTGGGAGAAATCATCCTCCAAACTTCTGAAAAGTGACATAACCCTCTAACTTCTGTAGAGTTTTGTTCAAGTAAATTACTAGTTAATTACAAGTTTGATTATCTGTTGGAGAACATGAAAAAATAATGGtcacatgttttattatttcgcTTCAAActcatattttacaaaaaaaacttcAAACTTTCATACTTCTCTTTGTTTCACTAACTTTTacaatatattacatatattgagAAAATTGCATGCAATGAAGAAATTGTTTAATTGTAGTGTTAagataaaatgaaattttagGCATAAACTTATTTGTACTTACATCCAACAAGTGGCATTTCAACACCATTGTTCAACATCACTTTTTTCTGGCTGACTAGCTCCATCTCTGGTGAATCTATTCGGCTCCTTCTACGATGTCGAGGTCCTGGCGGTTTGTATAACattaataaatgtaattttttctTACAGTTTATTCTAGTTAGAGAACTTTAAAACTTACTTGTACTTTCATTTTCGTCTGTCGAGACGCAAATAAAAGTTTTTGCCAACGATGACTAACATTGCAACTTACTCACCTAATAATTATGAAATAGGGTAGTATAATACTCGTAGTATGTACACAGGAATCAAAGATACAGGTACACGTAGAAAGCGGCGCGTGTCATACAATATACAAAAacttttactttttgttttgaGTACATTCACCGATTTGATTTCATTCACTGACTTCTCTTCACTGTAGACTTGTAGAGGGAGAGCCACACAGAAGCAAGTGACGTATGCCAATGACGTAAGCGTGACAATGACAGCTTGGTGGCAACACCATGGCAACACGGATGTATAAATAATGGGCTCTACACACGGTTGCGTTTTAAGGCGTGTCTAGACGGGGAccatttttcgccaatctgattaaattccCGATCccgatcaaatcaggccgtgcggacgcaaatgcAATTTCCACTGCGGATGTATATGccgttccgtacccaaagggtaaaaacgggaccctattactaagactccactgtc
This region includes:
- the LOC134678925 gene encoding uncharacterized oxidoreductase YtbE-like, with product MELVSQKKVMLNNGVEMPLVGFGTFRIRSAEVIMSVVESALAAGYRLFDTATVYGNEVHLGNALRLLLPKFGLTRQDIFITTKLSPRDAHTKEIIKEACRKSLASLGFETIDLYLIHFPGMANLSSADTQNIKLRSQAWEALVECYNEGLVRSIGVSNYTIRHLQELEVRNYGVVPAVNQVECHPYFPQKELLQYCQRTGIALQAYCSLGGTSSGTATLLHDPVVINAAQKLGVSSGQLLLAWATQQGISVIPKSTHAVRIKENISLNFKIPDEYMKALDKLGATNTKYAWDPSTVA